The Candidatus Afararchaeum irisae nucleotide sequence GTCGGAGCCCTTGAGACCCTTTATGGGATCACCTGTCTTGTCTATCCTGACACTCCCACTGTCGGAGTCGACTGTGAGAGAGACCTCGGCGGATTCCTCTATCTCTCTCTTGGTCTCACCTCCCTCTCCTATTATAACACCTATCCTGTCCTGTGGTATCTTTATGTGCTGTGACATAATATCGTAGAACTGAGTTATCTCGGAGTAGGTGTCCTACCGACTTAACCCTTTTGAGGCTCAAGCCTCGGTTACGTCTTCGAGTATCGCGTCGGCGTCGACGTTGAGCCCTCTCGACGAGAAGAACCGCGCGACGTTCCGGCAGTCACGTTCGAGGAAGTCGCGCGAGTTGGGATGGTGGACTGTGACCGCCTGTCCGACG carries:
- a CDS encoding KH domain-containing protein codes for the protein MSQHIKIPQDRIGVIIGEGGETKREIEESAEVSLTVDSDSGSVRIDKTGDPIKGLKGSD